AGTCGGCGAATATAGCTCAATGGCCTTGGCCAAGGCATTAGAAATGTCAGACCGATCCCAGCGGCTCACCTCAAACTGAAACGATATCCCGTTGTGCAGGTGAATCAAGAGATGCTTCCGGAACAGGCCAGTGCCCCCGCGGCTATCTATCCTCTCAACATCCCTCCATGCATTGCTAGCCGTCGGGGACTGCCCCGGAGTGACAGGATTCTGATAGAATGCAAATCCGGTGCTGTATATTATGATCAGCCCCGTGCGCTTTTGCGAGTTTGTGATCAGTGTGACCGCAAACTTTCCAGTTACGACCGCAGCACACTCCCCCTCACGCACAGCTCCTGCGCTCTTGCCATTGCCAAAGACACGCTCTTCCAAGTCGATAGGCATGGCTTGTCCGAACTGGGCCACGTATGCATGGTAAGTCGCCGGATCCAGTAGCATTTGAAGGAAGCTGAGAACAGATGGTATTACTCCCTTTTGGATCACAAACTTCCATTGCCCCCCATCTCTCATGCAGATGACTAGTGTGGGGATCACCACATACGAATTTTCCTGTCTTGCGGTAGCTATTTCATGATACGGAATACTGACAACGGTGATATCAGATGTATACAGCCTTGGAACATAGAGCAATCTTCTATCAGTGAAGACCAGATCGCCTTTATCTGACATTGATGTTCCAAACATCGCCTCGGCTTCCATAAGATAAAGTTCTTGATTACCATCGTCCTCGCGATTCGAAGCGGAATGACTCGAACTTTCTTGGCGTGAATATGTACCGGAGGATCGATCAAGATTGTCGCGTATATCCCAGTCGCAGTCATAGGCTCTCCTCTCCACTTCGTCACTCAGCACATCATGAGCACGATTGAGGCTCTTCATGACAGAGTTGTCACCGTTGACTTTGTCTGGGTGATACTCCTGCGATAGGCGTCGATAGGCGGCTTCGATCACTGGAAGGGTGGCATTCCTGTGCACCTGAAGGATTTCGTAGTAGTCTTCCCATAGTATTAGCCACTGCTTCTGATCCATGACTTGCACGCCTCATCGCAGAGTGAATCGCCGATTCAGGTGGCGCGACTCTCTTCGCGGAGCCGTACTCCTCCTCTGGCTTCAACCATCTTCGCAATGCTGGTGAAGTCGTCATCGCCGTAGCCTTCGGCGACGGCG
Above is a window of Dehalococcoidia bacterium DNA encoding:
- a CDS encoding J domain-containing protein translates to MDQKQWLILWEDYYEILQVHRNATLPVIEAAYRRLSQEYHPDKVNGDNSVMKSLNRAHDVLSDEVERRAYDCDWDIRDNLDRSSGTYSRQESSSHSASNREDDGNQELYLMEAEAMFGTSMSDKGDLVFTDRRLLYVPRLYTSDITVVSIPYHEIATARQENSYVVIPTLVICMRDGGQWKFVIQKGVIPSVLSFLQMLLDPATYHAYVAQFGQAMPIDLEERVFGNGKSAGAVREGECAAVVTGKFAVTLITNSQKRTGLIIIYSTGFAFYQNPVTPGQSPTASNAWRDVERIDSRGGTGLFRKHLLIHLHNGISFQFEVSRWDRSDISNALAKAIELYSPTP